One part of the Halobellus ruber genome encodes these proteins:
- a CDS encoding AAA family ATPase: MDENTPNDDGDDRASATRSGASLESDAWSSDDGSADAPPSDSDPTDPPDDEPTTSLDAYSDDDRPPADDDGSDADTGTDSGSDDSSRTDPSPEAGPRETTDERTADPPEDPDPSDRDPVTADDIDIEETVGVDIDAPTKSGETGDLGLDEVVLDDDESQGLFDDLLSGEPIFENKEVLRPSYTPHELPHRNEQINQMATILVSALRGETPSNILIYGKTGTGKTASAKFVSQELESTSKKYDVPCEVEYINCEVTDTQYRVLAQLANKFIEKNKEFVGSRVETLEDLRSRARDDVTALADTEFDAVEAVDERIEELEADREGMDPVPMTGWPTDRVYSTFFDAVDYEERVVVIMLDEIDKLVEKSGDDTLYNLSRMNSELVNSRISIMGISNDLKFTDFLDPRVKSSLGEEEIVFPPYDANQLRDILQHRANVAFKPDALTDDVIPLCAAFAAQEHGDARRALDLLRTAGELAERGQADTVEEAHVRKAQDKIELDRVVEVVRTLPTQSKIVLFATILLEKNGVHNVNTGEVFNIYKRLCEEIDADVLTQRRVTDLISELDMLGIVNAVVVSKGRYGRTKEISLSVPIEETEAVLLSDSRLGDIENAQPFVQARFDN; encoded by the coding sequence ATGGACGAGAACACACCGAACGACGACGGTGACGACCGGGCGAGTGCGACACGGAGCGGGGCGTCTCTCGAATCGGACGCCTGGAGTAGCGACGACGGAAGCGCCGACGCTCCGCCGAGCGACAGCGATCCAACGGACCCGCCCGACGACGAGCCGACGACTTCCCTCGACGCGTACAGCGACGACGACCGCCCGCCCGCCGACGACGATGGGTCCGACGCCGACACAGGCACCGACTCCGGCTCCGACGACTCCTCGCGCACTGACCCGTCCCCCGAAGCGGGTCCCCGAGAGACGACTGACGAACGGACGGCGGATCCCCCCGAGGACCCGGACCCTTCCGACCGCGATCCGGTCACCGCCGACGACATCGACATCGAGGAGACCGTCGGCGTCGACATCGACGCCCCGACGAAGTCCGGCGAAACTGGGGACCTGGGACTCGACGAGGTCGTTCTCGACGACGACGAGAGCCAGGGACTCTTCGACGACCTCCTCTCCGGTGAGCCCATTTTCGAGAACAAGGAAGTCCTCCGACCCTCGTATACTCCACACGAACTCCCCCACCGCAACGAGCAGATCAACCAGATGGCGACGATCCTCGTGTCGGCGCTCCGCGGGGAGACCCCCTCGAACATTCTGATCTACGGCAAGACCGGGACCGGAAAGACCGCAAGCGCGAAGTTCGTCAGCCAGGAGCTCGAATCCACCTCCAAGAAGTACGACGTCCCCTGCGAAGTCGAGTACATCAACTGCGAGGTGACCGACACCCAGTATCGCGTGCTCGCCCAGCTCGCGAACAAGTTCATCGAGAAGAACAAGGAGTTCGTCGGCTCCCGGGTCGAGACACTCGAAGACCTCCGGTCGCGGGCCCGCGACGACGTGACGGCGCTGGCCGATACCGAGTTCGACGCGGTCGAGGCCGTCGACGAGCGGATCGAGGAACTCGAAGCCGACCGCGAGGGAATGGACCCGGTCCCGATGACCGGATGGCCGACCGACCGCGTGTACTCGACGTTCTTCGACGCGGTCGACTACGAGGAACGGGTCGTCGTCATTATGCTCGACGAGATCGACAAGCTCGTCGAGAAGTCCGGCGACGACACCCTCTATAACCTCTCGCGGATGAACTCCGAGCTGGTCAACTCCCGGATCTCGATCATGGGGATCTCGAACGACCTGAAGTTCACCGACTTCCTCGACCCCCGGGTCAAGTCCAGCCTCGGGGAGGAGGAGATCGTCTTCCCGCCCTACGACGCCAACCAGCTCCGCGACATCCTCCAGCACCGCGCGAACGTCGCGTTCAAACCTGACGCGCTCACCGACGACGTGATCCCGCTGTGTGCCGCCTTCGCCGCCCAGGAGCACGGCGACGCCCGGCGCGCCCTGGATCTCCTCCGGACCGCGGGCGAACTCGCCGAGCGCGGCCAGGCCGACACCGTCGAGGAGGCCCACGTCCGGAAGGCACAGGACAAGATCGAACTCGACCGCGTCGTGGAGGTCGTCCGCACTCTCCCCACACAGTCGAAGATCGTCCTGTTTGCGACGATCCTCCTGGAGAAGAACGGCGTCCACAACGTCAACACCGGCGAGGTGTTCAACATCTACAAGCGGCTCTGTGAGGAGATCGACGCCGACGTGCTCACCCAGCGGCGGGTCACGGACCTGATCTCCGAACTCGACATGCTCGGGATCGTCAACGCGGTCGTCGTCTCGAAGGGCCGGTACGGCCGCACGAAGGAGATCTCGCTGTCGGTCCCGATCGAGGAGACGGAGGCGGTGCTGCTCTCCGATTCCCGCCTCGGCGACATCGAGAACGCCCAACCGTTCGTCCAGGCGCGGTTCGACAACTGA
- a CDS encoding Era-like GTP-binding protein: MGLLTELRNSISRAVDRMFSDADPKRIGIYGPPNAGKTTLANRIARDWTGDAVGPESHIPHETRRARRKENVEIERNGKTVRIDIVDTPGVTTKVDYKEFLEHDMEKDDAVRRSREATEGVAEAMHWLREDVDGVIYVLDSTEDPFTQVNTMLIGIIESQDLPVLIFANKTDLEDANVQRVANAFPQHETVPLSALEGNNMDEVYDKIAEYFG; the protein is encoded by the coding sequence ATGGGACTGCTCACAGAACTCAGAAACAGCATCTCACGGGCCGTCGACCGGATGTTCTCGGACGCCGACCCGAAGCGGATCGGCATCTACGGACCCCCGAACGCCGGGAAGACGACCCTCGCGAACCGCATCGCACGTGACTGGACCGGCGACGCCGTCGGCCCCGAAAGCCACATTCCCCACGAGACCCGGCGCGCCCGCCGGAAGGAGAACGTCGAGATCGAGCGGAACGGCAAGACCGTCCGCATCGACATCGTCGACACCCCCGGAGTGACCACCAAGGTCGATTACAAGGAGTTCCTCGAACACGATATGGAGAAAGACGACGCCGTTCGGCGGTCCCGGGAGGCCACCGAGGGCGTCGCCGAGGCGATGCACTGGCTCCGGGAGGACGTCGACGGGGTCATCTACGTTCTCGACAGCACCGAAGACCCGTTCACGCAGGTGAACACGATGCTGATCGGGATCATCGAGAGCCAGGACCTCCCGGTGCTCATCTTCGCGAACAAGACCGACCTCGAGGACGCGAACGTCCAGCGGGTCGCAAACGCCTTCCCCCAGCACGAGACGGTGCCGCTTTCGGCGCTGGAGGGGAACAATATGGACGAAGTCTACGACAAGATCGCGGAGTACTTCGGGTGA
- a CDS encoding DUF2073 domain-containing protein, whose amino-acid sequence MPEVTPGETDDGVQIDLISGARMEGLTGMEKIRLILDGVREGNIVVLEEGLSPDEESKLIEVTMTEISPDEFNGIEIETYPQTGGGDKGFISRLIGKESPKKLTVIGPANQIETLHKDENLISALVSRK is encoded by the coding sequence ATGCCGGAAGTTACCCCAGGCGAAACCGACGACGGCGTCCAGATCGACCTCATCAGCGGCGCCCGGATGGAGGGGTTGACCGGGATGGAGAAGATCCGCCTCATCCTCGACGGCGTCCGCGAGGGCAACATCGTCGTCCTTGAGGAGGGGCTCTCCCCCGACGAGGAGTCGAAGCTCATCGAGGTCACGATGACCGAGATCAGCCCCGACGAGTTCAACGGGATCGAGATCGAGACGTACCCACAGACCGGCGGCGGGGACAAGGGCTTCATCAGCCGGCTGATCGGCAAGGAGTCCCCCAAGAAACTCACGGTCATCGGCCCCGCGAACCAGATCGAGACGCTTCACAAGGACGAGAACCTGATCAGCGCCCTGGTCTCCCGCAAGTGA
- a CDS encoding OapC/ArvC family zinc-ribbon domain-containing protein: MPHECTTCGRVFADGSKEMLSGCPDCGGNKFQFKPAAATERDDPPTDAAGRNPESGAVDSTGRGGADSTTTADADSTTTAGDQDDAPPDSTGTRRDLSADSTEWPDHGYESTGGSGTDDPSPDASAADAPAADTPATDASSAEPDAAADSDAAIESANPEPTPSEPGPSSEDSAEDPAQADARTDVVSPDEIAAATPEETEGTADPDAPGSPATRADDPAGDVGGQSPGPRPDDRPDLDDLREELNEQFESIRIVAPGEYELNLMELYDRTEYIISLQEDGRYVIEVPDTWDTTPDPDET, from the coding sequence ATGCCTCACGAATGTACGACCTGCGGGCGCGTGTTCGCCGACGGCTCCAAGGAGATGCTGTCGGGGTGTCCGGACTGCGGCGGCAACAAGTTCCAGTTCAAACCGGCTGCGGCCACGGAGCGGGACGACCCCCCGACGGATGCCGCCGGCCGGAACCCCGAGTCCGGTGCTGTCGACTCGACTGGGAGGGGCGGCGCCGACTCGACCACGACGGCCGACGCCGACTCGACCACGACGGCCGGCGATCAGGACGATGCTCCCCCCGACTCGACCGGGACACGGCGGGACCTCTCGGCGGACTCGACGGAGTGGCCCGACCACGGGTACGAGTCGACCGGTGGCTCCGGGACCGACGATCCCTCTCCGGATGCTTCTGCCGCTGACGCCCCCGCTGCTGATACGCCCGCGACGGACGCCTCCTCCGCCGAACCGGACGCCGCTGCGGACTCCGATGCCGCGATCGAATCCGCGAACCCGGAGCCCACACCGTCCGAACCCGGCCCGAGCTCCGAGGACTCCGCAGAGGATCCCGCACAGGCCGACGCCAGAACCGACGTGGTCTCGCCCGACGAGATCGCCGCCGCCACGCCCGAGGAGACGGAGGGCACCGCGGACCCGGACGCGCCCGGGTCACCCGCGACCCGTGCCGACGACCCGGCGGGTGACGTGGGTGGTCAGTCTCCGGGGCCGCGGCCCGACGACCGGCCGGACCTCGACGACCTCCGCGAGGAGCTCAACGAGCAGTTCGAGAGCATTCGGATCGTCGCCCCCGGGGAGTACGAACTCAACCTGATGGAGCTGTACGACCGGACGGAGTACATCATCTCGCTGCAGGAGGACGGCCGCTACGTGATCGAGGTCCCGGACACCTGGGACACCACGCCGGACCCCGACGAGACGTGA
- a CDS encoding DUF7089 family protein codes for MFDRRDLDDDIAAVRDEHAPDAAVLDVAADFETVPPAAAEDLGLFVDALTPTSYPSDWLPGDAPDALVAYAGPDFTVGMPGDGTVVWTRQTTPPVVLVKQRAEGTPAEFRRFLLAEAFVQLGTDAPEHFLPFFGEAYPDLDRAVPLGPGDVYQIAAALYEAWLGLQTRESFRAWEGDHPRLFDAWSDAGSRLEGRLSTLPRAVARGGTSFPEATEYACSAVKHGLELPAPFAALDTQAFVEYGPQYGVRWAEKTFEKLERTSEPGTAGDDPDSSDSGSE; via the coding sequence ATGTTCGACCGACGCGACCTCGACGACGACATCGCCGCCGTCCGCGACGAGCACGCGCCCGACGCCGCCGTGCTCGATGTCGCGGCCGACTTCGAGACCGTGCCGCCCGCCGCGGCGGAGGATCTCGGGCTGTTCGTCGACGCGCTCACCCCTACCTCCTACCCGAGCGACTGGCTTCCCGGGGACGCGCCGGACGCCTTGGTTGCGTACGCGGGCCCGGATTTCACCGTCGGGATGCCCGGCGACGGAACCGTCGTCTGGACCCGACAGACCACCCCGCCCGTCGTGCTTGTAAAACAGCGCGCCGAGGGGACCCCCGCGGAGTTCCGGCGGTTCCTCCTGGCGGAGGCGTTCGTCCAACTCGGCACCGACGCCCCCGAGCACTTCCTCCCGTTCTTCGGCGAGGCCTATCCCGACCTCGACCGGGCGGTCCCGCTGGGTCCCGGCGACGTGTACCAGATCGCGGCCGCGCTGTACGAGGCCTGGCTGGGGCTCCAGACCCGCGAGTCGTTCCGCGCGTGGGAGGGGGACCACCCCCGGCTCTTCGACGCGTGGTCGGACGCCGGCTCCCGGCTGGAAGGCCGGCTCTCGACGCTCCCGAGGGCGGTCGCACGCGGCGGGACCTCCTTCCCGGAGGCCACGGAGTACGCGTGTTCGGCGGTCAAACACGGCCTCGAACTTCCGGCCCCGTTCGCCGCGCTCGACACGCAGGCGTTCGTGGAGTACGGCCCGCAGTACGGGGTCCGGTGGGCGGAGAAGACGTTCGAGAAGCTCGAACGCACCTCCGAACCCGGGACCGCCGGCGACGACCCCGACAGCTCAGACTCGGGGTCGGAGTGA